The DNA sequence TTTCTTTACACATGTCCCTTTATCCACTACCTtgtcttttatttctattcCTTCTAGTTATACACAAGCTATGGAACATGAATGTTGGAAAAAGATAATGCAAGAAGAACTACAAGCAATTCAAGAAAATCACACTTGAGACATTGTGTCTTATCCTCCCATGGTCAAACCTATTGGAAGTAAATGGGTGTTCCCAATCAAGCTTTGTTCTGATAGCTCTTTGGATCACAAAAAAGCTCGATCAGTGGCTCTTGGTAATAGAAAGGAGTATGAGATTGGTTATGATAGGACATTTGCTCATGTTGCTAAGATGACTATAATTCAGACCATTCTCGCTATTATTGTTTCTCAATCTTGGCCACTGCATCAAATGGATGCTAAGAATTCTTTTCTTCATGATGATCtaaaagaagaaatttacaTGAGACTTCCTTCTGGTCCTTCTGCTTCTATTGATGTTTGTAAACTACGACAATCTTTGTATGGCCTTAAACAGTCCCCTCAAGCTTGGTTTGAGAAGTTTTGTACTACATTACTCAAGTTATGCTTCACATTGAGTCAATATGATTATTCTCTCATTTTTCACAAGTCTCCTATGGGTATCGTTCTCATTTTGTTTTATGTGGATTATCTCATCATTACGAGTACTGATCATGGGTTAATTACTAAGTTGCAAGTTGAGCTCCATGTAACATTTCACATTGAAAGATCTTGTTCAACTCGCATACTTTTTAGGATTGGAGGTACATCATCGATCCAATagcattttttaaaatcaacaaaaatacatttaagATTTGATCAATTTGGTGGATCTAGATGGAAAGACTTCAGTTCATACTCCTATGGAAGTAAATGTTAAATACATGAAGGATGAAGGAGATTTTTTTCCTAATCCCACTCTCTATCAGTGTTTGGTAGGAAGCCTTATCTACCTAACAACTATTAGACCTGAAATTTTGTATGTTGTTCATCAAGTTAGCTAGTTTATGTCGGCTCCTTGACATCTTGTTTTTTCTGTTGTTCGACACATTATTCGTTATCTTATAAGATCACTTACATGTGAGTTATTCTTTCCCAAAGACTCCACTTTACAACTTATGGCGTAAAGCGATGTTGATTGGGTAGGATGCCCATATACTCGTAGGTCTACTAAAAGTTAGTGTATGTTTCTTGGCGGTGCCTTAATTTCTTGGAAATGTAAGAAACAAGATCGTGTTTCTAAATCTTCTACTAAGGCGGAATATCGTTCAATGTCGTTTGTTGTTGCTGATGTTGTGTAGTTATGTCGTCTTTTGGAGTAGCTTGGTTTTTCATAATCTATTCCTATAACTCTCCATACTAATAATACAAGTACTATTCAAATTGCTACAAATCATGTGTTCCATAAACGTACAAAGCATATTGAAGTGGATTGTCATTATATCGTGAAGCCTTGAACAACAATGTCATCTCTTTACATACAAACAAAACATCGTGGTCATAAAGAGTATCCTTTGATGCTTTTGAAATAGTGTCTGGCCTTAAGATCAACTTTAACAAAAGTAAACTAGGAAGCATGGGCGTTCAGGATAACATGGTTTAAAGATTCTCAAACATTTTGAATTGTAGTGTTATGAAGGTGCCTTTTAAATATTTGGGCATACCCATAGGGGCAAACCATAGGGGAAAAGATTTTTGGCAAGATATgatcacaaaaagaagaaaacgaCTAACTATTTGGAAAGGAAAGTATATATCTTATACTGGTAGAGTAATACTCATAAATTTGGTATTATCTTCTATAACTCTATATTACTTATCATTGTTTAAAATTCCTGTTAGTTTGGAGaaaacaattaaagaaataCAAATTGACTTCCTATGAGGGTGGGGGTCAGGAAGGAAGGAAGATTACATGGGTAAAGAGGAATTCCATTAGTAAATCTAAAGAAGAGGGTGTTCTTGGAGTAAAggatttaaaatgttttaacatGGCTTTATTGGGAAAATGGAAGTGGATACTTAGAAAGGATCATACAAGGATATGGAAAGACATTTTAGAATCTAAGTATGGATCATGGAGAACTTTAGATGATGGTAAGGATTCAAATCACGAGTCTTAATGGTGGAGAGATATTAGGAGAATAACTGGTGGTAGACAAAGAGATAATGGTTCACCATAAACATAAAATGGAGCATAGGTGAaggtaataaaataaagttttggtAGAATATTTGGATTGGGAAGAAACCGCTAAAGGAAATGTATCCAAGACTATAtacaaatacaatcttgaagCAAGGCACTTTAGGGGATTTTGGTTTTTGGGATGATACTCAAACTGCTAAAACAAATGACTCAATGTCTCATTAGTAACATCACACAAAACACATGTATTGCTTCCTAACCGTACTCCCCTATTATTCAGATTATCACATGTCGACACTTTATTAATAAGCACTCTCCATGCAAAAAATTAAGTTGATGGCAAACCTTTAGTTTTCCAGAACACATCATATCTAAATCCTGGGTGAGCATTATTTTTGAACATTAACATTCTATAAGCTAATTTGACTGTGTATTCTTGTGTTTCGTGGTCCCTCATCATCCTTTGATTTATATAGATTTGTCCCTTCTATTTGTTTGGCCAAGTCAGAAATCATAGTTTTCTCCCACTAAAACCAATTTTAGCAGTTTGAGCTTATTGGACTTAGCAATAAACGTAATCAGGTGTGTCGATGCTTGTGGTTGGCTATTGTCTGAGACATTTGGATCATAGAAATAATGTCATTTTTAGAAATGCAAAAGTAGATGATGAGGAAGTTTTTATATTAACACAAACTAGAGTTTAGGCATGGATCACGAATAAGTATTCAATGACTACTTTCTCTTATTTTGATTGGTATTTATGCCCAATCACATGCCTATTCATTCTTTAAATGTATACTCCTCCTTTAATTAAGCAGAACAACAACAAGGTGAATGATGATTTGAGTTTCATGGTTTGTTTAACACATAAGGGTTGATACAAAACAACACCCTTTTTCCTGTGTTTTCGGGTTTTCTAATGCAGATTCATTAGTAAAATTGGAAGGAAGGATGTTATGCTACCTATTGAAGGAATATGCTCAGGATTAGGATGTATTACCAAGGTTTCACGCAGATGCCAATAGTCATGTTTTTAAGGTTTTAACCTCGAATGCTGATATAGTGAAAGCTTTGATGTAAAAGGTCCTTGTTATTCTATTGGGATTTTCGTGGgcctttatcttttcttctatGTTTTGTTTTACAAGTAGTTGATTGGGTTTACTCTTGTAAATGAAAGTatctttctccttcttctttctttctttttttcttttttttaaaggtTAGGGCATCCTTATTGTCCCTTTTCAATTCATATTTATCATtgctgattaaaaaaaaaatctttctcCCTTACATCTCTAATGATCTTCAAGTTGTTGATATATTTACCAAAGCTATGACTAGACAATGTCACCAGTTTCTTGTTGACAAATTGTTGCAGGTTAACTTACCAACATCCATTTGAAGGGGGGATATTAATGTGTATAAATGTCTTTAATTAGGAATCTCAATAATTACTCCCAGGATATCTCCTTTAATCCGTCTCTTTATTGTATATTTCCTTCCATCTCTCATATTTATGTAAAAGATATGTTATACGGCCCGACAAGGAGGTTGAagagtgcaaagtcaagcttcAAGCTCTTCTAAACACAAAAATTATGTCATATAGTATACTCTATTTTGTCTCGATATTCTGACACTTTCAAGTACCCCTTCTTTTTCCCTAACTTTGTCTTCAATGTTGAATTCAGGAATCTAGTCGTGTATTGTTGAAATATCTTCCTACATGGATGCTTCGGACTTGCCCTTTGGCCATTGCACCAACCCTTGTGGTGGCTCTAGTGCTTGTGCTTCCACAACCTTCTCCCACTATGCACATCTTCTAAAACAAATAGTTGAGCAAGATGAAGCTCATCATAATCATCATCATGATTCATTGCTTTGGTCAGGAGTACACTTTTTATACCTTTTGAACCTCCAAAACCCACAAACAAATTGGAAAAGTTGCCTCCAAATCTCTATTCAATGTTGTTGCAAATTCTTCCCAAGATGGGTTCTTGGACTTTTGTCTCCAAAAATTCAAGCAATGGCTTCCCTTCCCCTCCGTGTTGATGAAAGCCAAGCAaagtttttttgttaaattactcttttagtccctctatttgtcatgaaatttcagtttggtcttcaagtttttcgttgtctcaatttggtcctcattttcttaaaaatgactcaatttggttctcaccGTTAAATTTGACCAGATGGTATTAAGTCAACGctacgtgtcaatttctggtttttttgaattttttaatatatattttttaatttttttgatttttatttttgacacgtgtcacttcacagttgtaccacgtgtcaaagtgactcaatttggtcctatatttgtttttagtttcaatttagtcctaatttttgtaaaaatgaagcaatattgtcctccttagattgagactcaatttaatctttatatacaacttatgatgatattcttaataaaattgacatttttattaaatatttgtagaaatatttttaaataagttttatttttagttttattattaaacaaagttataccccaaacttaatttcaaaagttaacaattttgtcatcatatataaaggcatcaagtgtatcatattatacaaacttaataaaaattaaaaatcaaataacttgccacacataagtttaggaactaaatttgaagttcaaaacaaaatcaaagtctaatgttttgtgtagaatttaaagttaatttaaaatatttatagaaatatttactaaaaacattaattttagtaagaatatcatcataaaatttataaaaaagtaaatttagtgtcaatttaaggaaggacaatattacttcatttttccaaaaattgggactaaattgaaactaaaaacaaatatagggaccaaattgagtcactttgacacgtggcacaactgtgaagtgacacatgtcaaaaattaaaaaaatattaaaaaatattaaaaaatattaaaaataaataaaagaaaagaaaaaaacagaaattgacaTGTAACGTTGACTTTAATACCGTTTGGTCAAAGTTAAtggtgaggaccaaattaagtcatttttaagaaaatgaggaccaaattgagacaacgaaaaatttgaggaccaaactgaaatttcatgacaaatagaggaaCCAAAAGACTAATTTAACCAAGTTTTTTCCTTGAAGTGATATTTTGAATCTCAAAATTTTTCTCTACTCAAATGTGGGCAAGTCCACCCTTGTAGTCTAGGGCCCTTGCACTTCTTCTCCTTCCTCATTTGACATACTACCATGTACagatctttcttttttcttcaatattaactAAGTTTCTCCCCTTCAGAaaatttcttgcttttcttGATATCTTATAGCAGTTCTCATACTAAAAATATGTCATATGTTTATTTATgtagataaataataatacttgtCATATGCCAAACATTGAGaagccatttttttttatttaacaaaggTCTATTACCTGTGTGAGGGAAGGTAAACTATAGGCCAAACTAAACTACAAATAGACTATACTAGAATTAGAGTATAGAACCATGTACAAAGGTGAACTCGTTTATTCATACAAAAAATTTGCCTCATATCGACTTTATTTCCATCCTTTTGTCCTATTCTAAAACATAAGGACTCCTTCACAGTTACAAAGTCTACTAGAACTAACAAGAACCACATACTCATTTCCTATCATACACACTAATGAACATGCCCCCAAATGAACAACTTTTTCAATGCTTTCATGTTTcaaccatcatcatcatcatcagtgAAGTCTGGTTCAAGGGGCTTCCTCAGTGAGCCAAGAATGTCAAGTTCAGGCCCATATCTCAGGCTTCTACCTTTCCTTGGGCTGGATGCTAGTTTTGCAGCATACATAGTGCCCATTGGAGCCTGCAGAGGTGCAGAGAAATGTTCAGTACCATTTCCAGGCACAAAAGCCATCATCATAATCTCCTTTCTCTTCAGCTCACTCGTCTCCTTTATTCTCTTATACCTGAACCATGCTGCTTGTATGAAGCATGCAGCCCAAGTCCTCCACTGATGGGAGTGGAACCTAAAAGTATACCTCAGTTGCTTGCTGTGCAACCTTCTGAACTGTGCTGCCACAAACTTCAAGTCCCCAGCAATGAGTGCAAAGGCTTCCACTTCAGTGATGGCTTTCACCGTGCGAGTTGAGGAAGGAAGTACAACCGTTGGACGAGGGTCCAAGGCCCATGGCAGAAGCTCTTCACCGCAGAAGTCACCGGAGCCAAGCCTGCATGAGTTGAAGAAACCTGTTCTGCCACCATTCGTGGTGCAAGAATCTAGGCGTCCTCTAACAATGAAAATCATCTCATTCACAAGATCACCTTCGCGAACCACACAAGCCCCTGGAGTGAAAAGAGAAGGTTTCAGCCTTTCACATATTGCATCTAGCATCCTCTCATCCATTTGATCAAACAATGGTACCTGCCATGAACCAAAAAATAGTTCATTCTCAGTTCCTTGTTTCCCAAGAAACGCAACAATACTCTTGCAGGAGATGTCATGAAGCGATTGTTTGAAACTTTTACAATTCACAAAACTGTTTAGGAGAAAGCAAAGAGGTAGACAAAATAACATACTTGTCGAACTAGATTGAGGCAAAGGTGGCGTTTGATGTCACGTCTTAGATCTGTGGGAAGGTCTCTGAGAATAGTTTCCTCATCAACTCCTCTTGTAGCAACCCATCTGAATTGTTCATGACGTCTTACATTTTGCTTCAGATAACGAGGGAGCTGCCTGTGACGCATCCATCTTTCCGTATCTGTTCTTCTTATTCTCCATTCTTCGAGCCGCGTGGTGGTGGATTGCAAGTATGTCTGTTAGTTGGTGAGAATTTCAGTTATATCAAAAGGATGATACTACAATGAGTGTTTTAAGCTAAAAACTTCCAAGTTCTTAGGCTTGCGGCACATTGGAACACTGACAACATAGACTTACTTGCATATTTCCAATGAGTAATGCAAAAAGCACCAATCCAAGAACTGCAATGATCACAGCAAAATTGATCTCTGCAACACGTGTGCCTGTCAAGAGATTTTGTCCCACGGAGCTGCAAATTTGACATAGTATTAATGGTTAGAATATCACAATTCACAAACTTTAGATAAACCAAGatacaaaaaaattgttgtgtgttctgataaaagaaaactaagttaCCTTAGATTCCTTAGTCCCCACCAAAGACAGTAATAGTACTTGTTGAAGAATTTTGAGGCAGTAATTTCCAAATCTAGAGCATCAGTAAAAATTCcaaattgaaagaaatcacTGTTCTGATCACATAGGCTTGAGAGATTGCTTGATCTTAACCAAGCAATCCTATCTGGGTCAGCCATGCTTTGGCAATCAAGATAATGATACTGGCACTGTGGGTACTGCAGTGTACAAGCTTTCTTCCAACATTCATTCTGGCGTTCAATTGACAACAGGTACCAAGAGGATCCTAAAACCTTTGTAAAATAGAGGAAGAGTTAATTTGGAAGCTATAGAACAGACAAAGTCCAACGTAAGTTCTTGTTCTTATGCAGAGAATTATTTGGAACAGTAACTTACATGACTAGCCAGCATATAGAGCATGAGATTATATGCTGCCCCAGCCCATGCTTTTTCCATCATCACCCCATTTGCCTTGACGATTTCAGATGACAGAGGATAAATAAGATACAACCTCAAGAGGTACTGGAAAATGGAAACAAGGCGCAAAACATGCCTTGAAGCAATCATTTGAGACCCTTTTAGATTTGGAATTACGGCCCAAATTAATACCTAAAATGTGTATATGAATTACAAATTTCAGAAATTTTTGAATGAGAGGAAAAATGAATGCAAATTTTGTATGAGGAAGAGATACCTGTGGAAGTGGTTGAGCAGCCACAAGATCAAGCCAGAAGTCTTTTCGCATGTAGTTTGATGCAATTTTTGAAGAGTCTATGATAAGCTCTCCTCTACCAGAAACACGAGAGGAAGGAGCAATATAAGCTGTTTGAAACCGAAAATAAATCTGAATAATGTAAAATGCATCTATCAGAGACCGGATTATGGTGAGGAACACTTCAAGACCAGTTGACATATCAATGCACTTCTCTTTCTTAGCCACTGGCAAGTAAAAGAAAAGGGGATCCACAAACAGTGAAAGCAAACATGCTGCTAAGAAAATTTTATTCCATGTATTTATTGTAGGTCCCCTTGGATCCAATATCAAAATCTGTGTTGAATCATAGTCCTCTGAGAAGACTCTGGAAAGTTCTCTTCCATCACCTGATTTTCCTATAGCATCCTTCTCAACCTTGTGTTTCTCACTCATCTCC is a window from the Vigna unguiculata cultivar IT97K-499-35 chromosome 7, ASM411807v1, whole genome shotgun sequence genome containing:
- the LOC114192530 gene encoding protein CNGC15a-like; this translates as MGSDRSRSVRFQDELETNKLMENKEKHLSLVAYEEMSEKHKVEKDAIGKSGDGRELSRVFSEDYDSTQILILDPRGPTINTWNKIFLAACLLSLFVDPLFFYLPVAKKEKCIDMSTGLEVFLTIIRSLIDAFYIIQIYFRFQTAYIAPSSRVSGRGELIIDSSKIASNYMRKDFWLDLVAAQPLPQVLIWAVIPNLKGSQMIASRHVLRLVSIFQYLLRLYLIYPLSSEIVKANGVMMEKAWAGAAYNLMLYMLASHVLGSSWYLLSIERQNECWKKACTLQYPQCQYHYLDCQSMADPDRIAWLRSSNLSSLCDQNSDFFQFGIFTDALDLEITASKFFNKYYYCLWWGLRNLSSVGQNLLTGTRVAEINFAVIIAVLGLVLFALLIGNMQTYLQSTTTRLEEWRIRRTDTERWMRHRQLPRYLKQNVRRHEQFRWVATRGVDEETILRDLPTDLRRDIKRHLCLNLVRQVPLFDQMDERMLDAICERLKPSLFTPGACVVREGDLVNEMIFIVRGRLDSCTTNGGRTGFFNSCRLGSGDFCGEELLPWALDPRPTVVLPSSTRTVKAITEVEAFALIAGDLKFVAAQFRRLHSKQLRYTFRFHSHQWRTWAACFIQAAWFRYKRIKETSELKRKEIMMMAFVPGNGTEHFSAPLQAPMGTMYAAKLASSPRKGRSLRYGPELDILGSLRKPLEPDFTDDDDDG